The Candidatus Thermoplasmatota archaeon genome includes a window with the following:
- a CDS encoding transposase: protein GKKSAIVLEDLTGIQFKRGKDMNRRLSLWPRRKLHQIIEYKAQWRGIPVVKVDPRYSSRKCPMCGKIQDSRMGTAFICECGWHLDRHINASINLLQTAISNGMAGGLRFDPGAFQHDVMMILYEPAMAARSEPNGTSCIGEVA from the coding sequence GGTAAGAAGTCGGCTATTGTGCTTGAGGACCTGACAGGAATCCAGTTCAAGAGGGGCAAGGACATGAATCGCCGCCTCAGCCTGTGGCCGAGGAGGAAGCTCCACCAGATCATCGAGTACAAGGCCCAGTGGAGAGGAATCCCTGTCGTCAAAGTCGATCCAAGATACAGCAGCAGAAAGTGCCCGATGTGTGGGAAAATACAAGATTCCCGAATGGGCACGGCGTTCATATGCGAGTGTGGCTGGCACCTAGACAGACACATCAACGCCAGCATCAACCTGCTGCAGACAGCCATCTCGAACGGGATGGCAGGGGGTCTACGGTTCGACCCCGGCGCGTTCCAGCATGACGTGATGATGATCCTATACGAGCCAGCGATGGCCGCACGGTCGGAGCCGAATGGAACGAGTTGCATAGGAGAGGTGGCCTGA